The Gadus chalcogrammus isolate NIFS_2021 chromosome 10, NIFS_Gcha_1.0, whole genome shotgun sequence genome contains a region encoding:
- the eef1g gene encoding elongation factor 1-gamma: MAAGTLFTYPDNWRAFKAQIAAQYSGARLKVANNAPAFTFGQTNRTPAFLNNFPLGKVPAYQGDDGFCLFESNAIAHFLSNEALRGATPQAAAQVLQWVSFADAEIVPPASAWVFPTLGIMHFNKQATEQAKEETKKVLSVLNQHLNTRTFLVGERVSLADVSVACAMLWLYKQVLEPAFRQPYPNVTRWFTTCVNQPQFKAVLGEVKLCEKMAQFDAKKFAEMQPKKESAPAKKEKPAKENAKPQEKKKKEEKKAAPAADEEMDECEAALAAEPKSKDPFAHLPKSSFVMDECKRKYSNEDTLTVALPHFWENFDPEGYSIWYCEYKYPQELTQTFMSCNLISGMFQRLDRLRKNAFASVILFGTNNDSCISGIWVFRGQELVFPLSEDWQIDYESYNWRKLDPSSAECKTMVKEYLAWEGEFKHVGKPFNEGKVFK, encoded by the exons ATGGCGGCAGGG ACTCTGTTCACGTACCCAGACAACTGGCGTGCCTTCAAGGCGCAGATAGCAGCCCAGTACAGCGGTGCCCGGCTGAAGGTAGCTAACAACGCCCCTGCCTTCACCTTCGGACAGACGAACCGTACCCCGGCCTTCCTCAACAACTTCCCTCTGGGCAAG GTTCCGGCCTACCAGGGCGATGACGGCTTCTGTCTGTTTGAGAGCAACGCCATTGCCCACTTCT TGAGCAATGAGGCCCTGCGTGGAGCCACTCCCCAGGCCGCGGCTCAAGTGCTGCAGTGGGTGAGCTTCGCTGACGCAGAGATCGTCCCTCCGGCCAGCGCGTGGGTCTTCCCCACTCTGGGAATCATGCACTTCAACAAGCAG GCCACAGAGCAGGCCAAGGAGGAGACGAAGAAGGTGCTGTCAGTGTTGAACCAACACCTCAACACGCGTACCTTCCTGGTGGGCGAGAGGGTTAGCCTGGCTGACGTCAGTGTGGCATGCGCCATGCTCTGGCTGTACAAGCAG GTGCTGGAGCCCGCCTTCCGCCAGCCGTACCCCAACGTGACACGCTGGTTCACCACCTGCGTCAACCAGCCCCAGTTCAAGGCTGTGCTGGGCGAGGTCAAGCTCTGCGAGAAGATGGCTCAGTTCGATG CCAAGAAGTTTGCAGAGATGCAGCCCAAGAAGGAGTCTGCTCCGGCCAAGAAGGAGAAGCCAGCGAAGGAGAACGCCAAGCcgcaggagaagaagaagaaggaggagaagaaggcggCCCCCGCTGCCGACGAGGAGATGGACGAGTGTGAAGCCGCACTCGCCGCAGAGCCCAAGAGCAAGGACCCCTTCGCCCACCTCCCCAAAAG CTCGTTTGTGATGGACGAGTGCAAGAGGAAGTATTCCAACGAGGACACCCTGACCGTTGCCCTACCCCACTTCTGGGAGAACTTCGACCCTGAGGGCTACTCCATCTGGTACTGTGAGTACAAGTACCCCCAGGAGCTCACCCAGACCTTCATGAGCTGCAACCTCATCTCAG gAATGTTCCAGCGTCTGGACCGGCTCAGGAAGAACGCCTTTGCCAGCGTTATCCTGTtcggcaccaacaacgacagcTGCATCTCGGGCATCTGGGTGTTCAGAGGCCAGGAGCTGGTGTTCCCT CTCTCGGAGGACTGGCAGATCGACTACGAGTCGTACAACTGGCGCAAGCTTGACCCCAGCAGCGCCGAGTGCAAGACCATGGTGAAGGAGTACCTGGCCTGGGAGGGCGAGTTCAAGCACGTGGGCAAGCCCTTCAATGAGGGCAAGGTCTTCAAGTGA
- the si:ch211-175m2.5 gene encoding uncharacterized protein si:ch211-175m2.5 yields the protein MAGSGHLKLLRPAAFYMFAPLRPAGVRAAVKATFCTTAPPPSISRYPVPPKKDLPEDIAAVMEEVETKGGFLPNVFKALSHRPAEFRTFFAYYNELMNKETGGLTKADRELIVVATSMHNQCLYCVVSHSALHRIYSKKPTLADQVAVNYQNAELSPRELAMLDFALAVCRSDTITDQHFLSLEEVGFDREDAWDIGAIAAFFALSNRMAHVTDMRPNVEFYTLGRVARPKGDGGSK from the exons ATGGCCGGCAGTGGACATCTGAAGTTACTACGTCCTGCTGCTTTCTACATGTTT GCTCCCCTCCGACCCGCGGGGGTACGAGCTGCGGTCAAGGCGACCTTCTGCaccaccgcccccccgccgAGCATCAGCCGGTACCCAGTCCCCCCCAAGAAGGACCTACCGGAGGATATAGCggcagtgatggaggaggttgaGACAAAG GGGGGATTCTTGCCCAATGTCTTCAAAGCCCTCTCTCACCGACCGGCAGAGTTCCGGACCTTCTTTGCCTACTACAATGAACTGATGAACAAGGAGACAG GGGGGCTGACCAAGGCCGACCGGGAGCTGATCGTGGTGGCCACAAGTATGCACAACCAGTGTCTCTACTGTGTGGTGTCCCACAGCGCCCTGCACCGGATTTACTCCAAGAAACCCACTCTGGCCGACCAG GTTGCAGTTAACTACCAGAATGCTGAGCTGTCGCCACGGGAGCTCGCCATGCTGGACTTCGCCCTGGCCGTGTGCCGCAGCGACACCATCACCGACCAGCACTTCCTGTCCCTGGAGGAAGTGGGCTTCGACCGCGAGGATGCCTGGGACATCGGGGCTATTGCGGCGTTCTTCGCCCTCTCCAACCGGATGGCCCACGTCACCGACATGAGGCCGAACGTGGAGTTCTACACCCTGGGGCGCGTGGCGCGGCCGAAGGGGGACGGAGGGAGCAAgtga
- the polr2g gene encoding DNA-directed RNA polymerase II subunit RPB7: protein MFYHISLEHEILLHPRYFGPNLLNTVKQKLFTEVEGTCTGKYGFVIAVTTIDNIGAGVIQPGRGFVLYPVKYKAIVFRPFKGEVVDAVVTQVNKVGLFTEIGPMSCFISRHSIPSEMEFDPNSNPPCYKTVDEDIVIQQDDEIRLKIVGTRVDKNDIFAIGSLMDDYLGLVS, encoded by the exons ATGTTTTACCAT ATCTCCCTGGAGCATGAGATCCTGCTCCATCCTCGGTACTTCGGACCGAACCTCCTTAACACCGTGAAGCAGAAGCTGTTCACGGAGGTGGAGGGGACTTGCACCGGCAA GTATGGGTTTGTTATCGCGGTCACCACCATAGACAACATCGGGGCGGGGGTGATCCAGCCCGGCAGAGGCTTCGTCTTGTACCCCGTCAAGTACAAGGCCATCGTGTTCCGGCCCTTcaagggggaggtggtggatgcTGTGGTCACTCAGGTCAACAAG GTTGGCCTGTTTACAGAGATTGGCCCAATGTCCTGCTTCATCTCTCGTCAT TCCATTCCCTCCGAGATGGAGTTCGACCCCAACTCAAATCCTCCTTGTTATAAAACAGTTGATGAG GACATTGTAATCCAACAAGATGACGAGATCCGTCTTAAAATCGTCGGGACGAGAGTGGACAAGAATGACATC TTCGCCATTGGATCTCTTATGGACGATTATCTGG GTCTCGTCAGCTAA